From a single Marinobacter sp. THAF197a genomic region:
- a CDS encoding methyl-accepting chemotaxis protein has product MKYLINPAVSLMNRLPMVYKFSLISILFLGPIIVLSWLVISSLNQSVQTMTRGIEGLADLRKVDQLLSASMAYRDYQAPGVLKDEDELLGKAGAAAEQIDGLFSDLVGDNRSFDSSGSWKDQVLALQAEWEQLKQDDNYQGNIDPQFKYYHEFVQKVLALLPATIEISGLGQDASRENLLLLGLVRNALPEARTVVGRARSYGIFALVDGQVGYNLSEILNEIYDQLTNRSSLLSPALSVAVETSPKLSGRAGGTVTRVDESLMALREQLDLNIITPMRLEQPWQEFDATVSNQLDYYDSLNDSIFNVVSGNLEQRLQRETGQRRLIVGALIGVMLLVVYLYVGFFMSVRTAINRFSEAARSVAAGDMTAHIQLNNRDELGELTTEFNNMTDRIAELIRSVSGTTNDVDSQAVRVNETAAANSEAVARQMEETGQINEAMGQMVEAVNEVTESAHRVADSAGSAERDTETGRQVVAATVQTINRLAAEIAGAVEVINRVSSDSDNISQVLVEIKAIAEQTNLLALNAAIEAARAGEQGRGFAVVADEVRSLSQRTHKSTEEIEGMISRLQGGVKEAVSAMTSSHDATEQTVQKSGEVTEALDRIASGISEIVDMSHQIAQAAEEQSAVAKNVNANVERIGELGQSTASNAEETLASSRQMSELTASLQRLVEAFKV; this is encoded by the coding sequence GTGAAATATTTGATCAATCCAGCTGTTAGCCTGATGAATCGGCTGCCCATGGTCTACAAGTTCAGCCTAATCAGCATCTTGTTCCTGGGCCCAATCATTGTCCTGTCGTGGTTGGTTATTTCCAGCCTCAATCAATCCGTTCAAACCATGACCCGCGGTATCGAGGGTCTTGCCGATCTTCGCAAGGTAGACCAGCTATTGTCTGCGTCTATGGCTTATCGTGACTATCAGGCACCGGGTGTCCTGAAGGATGAAGACGAACTCCTGGGCAAGGCGGGTGCGGCGGCGGAGCAGATTGATGGCCTGTTTTCCGACCTTGTGGGGGACAACCGCTCGTTCGATTCCTCTGGCTCCTGGAAGGATCAGGTTCTGGCCCTGCAGGCGGAGTGGGAACAACTGAAGCAGGATGACAATTACCAGGGCAACATCGACCCTCAGTTCAAGTACTACCACGAGTTTGTCCAGAAGGTGCTGGCGCTGTTGCCGGCGACTATTGAAATTTCGGGGCTGGGACAGGATGCCTCCCGGGAGAATCTGTTGTTGCTTGGGCTGGTGCGCAATGCGCTGCCTGAGGCGAGGACGGTTGTTGGAAGGGCCCGATCTTACGGTATCTTTGCCCTGGTGGATGGCCAGGTGGGTTATAACCTGAGTGAAATTCTGAATGAAATCTATGACCAGCTGACCAACCGCAGTTCCCTGCTGTCGCCTGCCTTGTCGGTTGCGGTTGAGACCTCGCCCAAGCTGTCAGGCAGAGCCGGTGGCACTGTGACGCGGGTTGATGAAAGCCTGATGGCGCTGCGCGAGCAGCTGGACCTGAACATCATCACCCCGATGCGCCTGGAGCAGCCCTGGCAGGAATTTGATGCCACCGTCTCCAACCAGCTGGACTACTACGATTCACTCAATGACAGCATTTTCAATGTGGTTTCCGGCAACCTTGAACAGCGCCTGCAGCGGGAGACCGGTCAGCGCAGGTTGATTGTAGGTGCCCTGATCGGCGTGATGCTTCTGGTGGTGTACCTATACGTTGGCTTCTTTATGTCAGTGAGAACCGCCATCAACCGGTTCAGTGAGGCGGCTCGCAGCGTCGCCGCTGGTGACATGACGGCGCACATCCAGCTGAACAATCGTGATGAGCTGGGCGAGCTGACCACCGAATTCAATAACATGACAGACCGGATTGCCGAACTGATCCGCTCTGTCAGCGGGACCACGAATGATGTTGACAGTCAGGCGGTGAGGGTTAACGAGACTGCCGCAGCCAACAGTGAAGCGGTGGCCCGCCAGATGGAAGAGACCGGCCAGATCAACGAAGCCATGGGGCAGATGGTGGAGGCGGTCAACGAGGTGACTGAAAGTGCCCACCGGGTAGCGGACAGCGCCGGTAGTGCAGAGCGTGATACCGAGACGGGCCGACAGGTTGTGGCGGCTACCGTGCAAACCATTAACCGTCTTGCGGCAGAAATCGCCGGTGCGGTAGAGGTAATCAATCGGGTCAGTTCAGACAGCGACAACATCAGCCAGGTGTTGGTGGAGATCAAGGCCATCGCCGAGCAGACCAACCTGTTAGCGCTGAACGCTGCCATTGAAGCGGCCCGGGCCGGTGAACAGGGGCGCGGTTTTGCGGTGGTGGCTGATGAGGTGCGCTCACTGTCTCAGCGCACCCACAAATCGACCGAAGAGATTGAAGGCATGATCTCCCGCCTGCAGGGTGGCGTTAAGGAAGCGGTCTCGGCCATGACCTCCAGCCACGATGCCACGGAGCAAACGGTTCAGAAATCCGGTGAGGTGACAGAAGCGCTGGACCGCATTGCTTCGGGCATCTCTGAGATTGTGGATATGAGCCACCAGATTGCCCAGGCTGCAGAAGAGCAGTCTGCGGTGGCCAAGAACGTCAACGCCAACGTGGAGCGTATCGGCGAGTTGGGGCAGAGCACCGCTTCCAACGCCGAGGAGACGCTTGCGTCGTCCCGCCAGATGTCTGAGTTGACGGCATCGCTTCAGCGGCTGGTAGAGGCGTTCAAGGTATAA
- the ampE gene encoding regulatory signaling modulator protein AmpE, with protein MVFVVFLLAYLIRRQLDSRNRLDGDVLWRVWFHRGAKIQAGKEDAITSGLIWVLLPGLALVGVVCLLEWYGFRLAAYPLELIVLVLLMGAPGWRHQLRDYSEAWSRGDMQAAWRHIQNRLPPEERGAALSPEAMHLSLSKALVIGVFERFFLVVFWYVVGGIGAALVARGLVALSEQWPQQAARARFRTLANLASWIPARLLSCTLGLAGDLAGWSREAKKVLPGFGRKTSEVLMISANGSLTGYALDPAQFARLHPDEWTSFGGRSLAAIRGLLNRSMLVWICVAALLVIAGVV; from the coding sequence ATGGTGTTTGTCGTGTTTCTTTTGGCCTACCTTATTCGGCGTCAGCTGGATAGCCGGAACCGGCTTGATGGCGACGTGCTTTGGCGTGTCTGGTTTCACCGGGGCGCGAAAATCCAGGCCGGTAAGGAGGATGCCATTACCTCCGGGCTGATCTGGGTTCTGCTGCCCGGCCTGGCGTTGGTGGGCGTTGTGTGTCTGCTGGAATGGTATGGGTTCAGGCTGGCGGCCTATCCGCTGGAGCTGATCGTGCTAGTGTTGCTGATGGGAGCGCCGGGTTGGCGGCACCAGTTACGTGACTATTCGGAAGCCTGGAGCCGGGGCGACATGCAGGCTGCCTGGCGACATATCCAGAACCGGTTGCCACCGGAAGAGCGGGGCGCTGCGCTGTCACCAGAGGCCATGCATCTGTCGTTATCCAAGGCTCTGGTGATCGGGGTTTTCGAGCGGTTCTTCCTGGTGGTTTTCTGGTATGTGGTGGGTGGAATAGGTGCAGCCCTGGTTGCCCGTGGCCTGGTGGCGTTGTCTGAGCAATGGCCGCAGCAAGCGGCCCGCGCCCGATTCCGCACCCTGGCTAATCTGGCCAGCTGGATTCCTGCACGCCTGCTGTCCTGCACGCTGGGGCTGGCCGGTGATCTCGCGGGCTGGTCGAGGGAAGCGAAGAAAGTCCTGCCCGGTTTTGGAAGAAAAACCTCGGAAGTCCTCATGATTTCCGCAAACGGGTCGTTAACCGGTTATGCGCTTGATCCCGCCCAGTTCGCGCGGTTGCACCCGGACGAGTGGACAAGTTTTGGCGGGCGTAGCCTGGCGGCCATACGGGGATTGTTGAACCGAAGCATGCTGGTGTGGATCTGCGTTGCCGCATTGCTGGTCATTGCCGGGGTGGTCTGA
- a CDS encoding valine--tRNA ligase yields MEKTYQPENIERQWYENWESKGYFRPSGEGDSYSIAIPPPNVTGSLHMGHAFQHTIMDTLTRFKRMQGRNALWTVGTDHAGIATQMVVERKLAAEEDKTRHDLGREEFIKRIWDWKEHSGGTITRQIRRLGNSVDWDNERFTMDDGFYKAVQEVFIRLYDEGLVYRGKRLVNWDPKLHTAISDLEVENKEEKGYFWHLRYPLADGQKTQDGKDYVIVATTRPETMLGDTAVAVHPDDERYQHLIGQHVLLPLVNRRIPIVADHHADPEKGSGCVKITPAHDFNDYAVGKRNNLPMINVLTQDANIRDVAEVFNADGTENSEINSALPAAYAGLSREAARKQIVADMELAGLVEKIEDHVLSVPRGDRSGLIIEPMLTDQWFADAKTLAKPAIEAVEDGRIQFVPKQYENMYFAWMRDIQDWCISRQLWWGHRIPAWYDADGNIYVGRSEAEVRSKHQLSDTLELKQDDDVLDTWFSSALWTFGTLGWPEITERLKTFHPTDVLVTGFDIIFFWVARMIMMTMHFMKNEDGTPQVPFKTVYVTGLIRDEHGDKMSKSKGNVIDPLDMIDGISLPDLLEKRTGNLMQPKLAEKIGKRTEKEFPEGIAAHGTDALRFTLAAMATTGRDINWDMKRLEGYRNFCNKLWNAARYVLMNTEGEDCGVNDEPVELSLADRWIISQLQHCEQEVIRHLDQYRFDLAAYALYEFIWNEYCDWYLELSKPALSDDNASAEAKRGTRRTLVRVLEAVLRLAHPMMPFITEEIWQRIAPLTGKQGDSIMLQPYPQPDTSKQDAAVAADIEWLKGVIVAVRNIRGEMNISPAKQVPVLLKGGNADDERRLNDNRQFLMSLAKLEKLEWFEGDKAPMSATQLVGEMEVLVPMAGLIDKDAELKRLDKELERLNKEIGRLEGKLNNEKFTAKAPAEVVEKEQEKLKDAQGSLQRLSAQRAEIEAM; encoded by the coding sequence ATGGAAAAAACCTACCAGCCAGAAAACATCGAGCGCCAGTGGTACGAAAACTGGGAATCCAAAGGCTATTTCCGCCCCAGCGGCGAAGGCGACTCCTACAGCATCGCCATCCCGCCACCCAACGTGACCGGCAGCCTGCACATGGGCCATGCGTTCCAGCACACCATCATGGACACCCTCACCCGCTTCAAACGCATGCAGGGCCGTAACGCACTGTGGACCGTCGGCACCGACCACGCCGGCATCGCCACCCAGATGGTCGTCGAGCGCAAACTGGCCGCAGAAGAAGACAAAACCCGCCACGACCTGGGCCGGGAAGAATTCATCAAGCGCATCTGGGACTGGAAAGAACACTCCGGCGGCACCATCACCCGCCAGATCCGCCGCCTCGGCAACTCCGTCGACTGGGACAACGAACGCTTCACCATGGACGACGGCTTCTACAAAGCCGTGCAGGAAGTGTTTATCCGCCTGTACGACGAAGGCCTGGTGTACCGCGGCAAACGGCTGGTGAATTGGGACCCGAAACTGCACACCGCCATCTCCGACCTTGAAGTAGAGAACAAGGAAGAAAAAGGCTACTTCTGGCACCTGCGCTACCCACTGGCGGATGGCCAGAAAACCCAGGACGGCAAAGACTACGTGATCGTGGCCACCACGCGCCCAGAAACCATGCTGGGCGACACCGCCGTGGCCGTCCACCCGGACGACGAACGCTACCAGCACCTGATCGGCCAGCACGTACTGTTGCCGCTGGTAAACCGCCGCATCCCCATCGTGGCCGACCACCACGCGGACCCGGAAAAAGGCTCCGGCTGCGTGAAGATCACCCCGGCCCACGACTTCAACGACTACGCCGTAGGCAAGCGCAACAACCTGCCAATGATCAACGTCCTGACCCAGGATGCCAACATCCGCGATGTGGCCGAAGTCTTCAATGCCGACGGCACCGAGAATTCCGAAATCAACAGCGCCCTGCCGGCCGCCTACGCCGGCCTCAGCCGGGAAGCGGCCCGCAAGCAGATTGTCGCCGACATGGAACTGGCGGGCCTGGTCGAGAAGATCGAAGACCACGTACTGAGCGTGCCCCGCGGCGATCGCTCCGGCCTGATCATTGAACCGATGCTGACCGACCAGTGGTTTGCCGATGCCAAGACCCTGGCCAAACCGGCTATTGAAGCGGTGGAAGATGGCCGCATCCAGTTCGTGCCCAAACAGTACGAAAACATGTACTTCGCCTGGATGCGCGACATCCAGGACTGGTGTATCTCCCGTCAGCTCTGGTGGGGCCACCGGATTCCGGCCTGGTATGACGCCGACGGCAATATTTACGTAGGCCGGAGCGAGGCTGAGGTGCGCAGCAAGCACCAGCTTTCGGACACACTGGAACTCAAGCAGGACGACGATGTACTCGACACCTGGTTTAGCTCCGCCCTGTGGACTTTCGGCACCCTGGGCTGGCCGGAAATCACCGAACGCCTGAAAACCTTCCACCCCACCGACGTGCTGGTGACCGGTTTCGACATCATCTTCTTCTGGGTTGCCCGGATGATCATGATGACCATGCACTTCATGAAGAACGAAGACGGCACCCCACAGGTACCCTTTAAAACCGTTTACGTGACCGGCCTGATCCGGGACGAGCACGGCGACAAGATGTCCAAGTCCAAGGGCAACGTGATCGACCCGCTGGATATGATCGACGGCATTAGCCTGCCGGATCTGCTGGAAAAACGTACCGGCAACCTGATGCAGCCGAAGCTGGCCGAGAAAATCGGCAAGCGCACCGAGAAAGAATTCCCGGAAGGTATCGCGGCCCATGGCACCGACGCCCTGCGCTTTACCCTGGCGGCCATGGCCACCACCGGCCGAGACATCAACTGGGACATGAAGCGCCTGGAAGGCTACCGCAACTTCTGTAACAAACTGTGGAACGCTGCCCGCTACGTACTGATGAACACCGAAGGCGAAGACTGCGGCGTGAACGACGAGCCGGTGGAGCTGTCCCTGGCCGACCGCTGGATCATCAGCCAGCTGCAGCACTGCGAGCAGGAAGTGATCCGCCACCTGGACCAGTACCGCTTCGACCTGGCCGCCTACGCCCTGTACGAGTTCATCTGGAACGAATACTGTGACTGGTACCTGGAACTGTCCAAGCCGGCCCTGAGCGACGACAACGCCAGTGCCGAGGCCAAGCGCGGCACCCGCCGCACCCTGGTTCGCGTGCTGGAAGCTGTACTTCGCCTGGCACACCCGATGATGCCGTTCATCACCGAGGAAATCTGGCAGCGCATTGCCCCGCTGACCGGCAAACAGGGCGACAGCATCATGCTGCAGCCGTACCCGCAGCCGGATACCAGCAAGCAGGATGCCGCCGTGGCCGCCGATATCGAATGGCTCAAGGGCGTGATCGTGGCCGTACGCAACATCCGTGGCGAGATGAACATCTCCCCGGCCAAACAGGTTCCGGTGCTGCTGAAAGGCGGCAATGCTGATGATGAACGCCGCCTGAACGACAACCGCCAATTCCTGATGTCCCTGGCCAAGCTGGAGAAACTGGAATGGTTTGAAGGCGACAAGGCCCCCATGAGCGCCACCCAGCTGGTGGGCGAAATGGAAGTGCTGGTGCCCATGGCCGGCCTGATTGACAAGGATGCCGAACTCAAGCGCCTGGACAAGGAACTGGAACGCCTGAACAAGGAAATCGGCCGCCTGGAAGGCAAGCTGAATAACGAGAAGTTTACCGCCAAGGCCCCGGCTGAAGTGGTCGAGAAAGAGCAGGAGAAGCTGAAGGATGCGCAAGGCAGCCTGCAACGGCTCAGCGCACAACGGGCTGAAATCGAGGCCATGTAA
- a CDS encoding ketopantoate reductase family protein, with product MIAILGAGSLGRLWAATLPAGQVAFVPRPGQAPEPARYRFQPLVGESFSVTVPWLQRGQSPELLLVTTKAGDTLEALKAALPSIASSTPIVLFQNGLGSQQQVAATWPQRPVLAASTTEGANRPEQGLTVHAGCGATWVGALNPTGQPLVNRVAQQLAESRLEVHPEQDILGRLWQKLVINAGINAFTAVLDCPNGEILERPFYQRWITPLCREISHLLAAVGQPEHTPEALRESIEAVARRTATNTSSMRADVLAGRPTEIDFINGYLARLGQLHGIATPVNQMLTERVQQLN from the coding sequence ATGATTGCCATCCTCGGCGCCGGCTCTCTGGGCCGGCTCTGGGCCGCAACGCTACCTGCCGGGCAGGTAGCGTTTGTGCCCCGCCCGGGCCAGGCGCCCGAACCCGCCCGCTACCGTTTTCAACCCCTCGTAGGCGAATCCTTCAGCGTCACTGTTCCCTGGCTGCAGCGCGGTCAGTCACCTGAATTGTTGTTGGTGACCACCAAAGCCGGCGATACCCTCGAAGCCCTCAAAGCTGCCCTGCCCTCTATTGCCAGTTCGACACCCATTGTGTTGTTCCAGAACGGCCTGGGCAGCCAACAGCAGGTTGCCGCAACCTGGCCGCAACGCCCGGTGCTGGCAGCCTCCACCACCGAAGGCGCCAACCGGCCCGAGCAAGGCCTGACCGTTCACGCGGGCTGCGGCGCTACCTGGGTAGGTGCTTTAAACCCTACCGGGCAACCCCTGGTGAACCGGGTTGCGCAGCAGCTTGCCGAGAGCCGCCTTGAGGTTCACCCTGAACAGGACATACTTGGCCGACTCTGGCAGAAACTGGTAATCAATGCCGGCATCAACGCCTTTACCGCCGTACTGGATTGCCCCAACGGCGAGATACTGGAGCGACCGTTTTACCAACGGTGGATTACCCCCTTGTGCAGGGAAATCAGCCACCTGCTGGCTGCCGTCGGGCAACCGGAACACACGCCGGAAGCCCTGCGCGAAAGCATTGAGGCGGTCGCCCGCAGAACCGCCACCAACACCTCCTCCATGCGCGCGGATGTGCTGGCAGGTCGCCCCACGGAAATCGACTTCATCAACGGTTACCTGGCCAGGCTTGGCCAACTGCACGGCATTGCAACACCGGTGAACCAAATGCTCACCGAACGGGTACAACAACTGAACTGA
- the ampD gene encoding 1,6-anhydro-N-acetylmuramyl-L-alanine amidase AmpD: MSDPFNQDCKHNNDSLSSQAEQLRLTGRYPGSRWVPSPNFGARPEGSAISLLVVHNISLPPGQFGGTEIEDFFCNRLDPAAHPYFETIAAMQVSAHALVRRDGSVVQFVSCLDRAWHAGRSCFDGQEECNDFSIGIELEGADDIPYTPEQYRTLADLARLTMMAWPKISAERITGHSDIAPGRKTDPGPAFDWRYFSQLLAHEEIA; the protein is encoded by the coding sequence ATCTCTGACCCTTTCAATCAAGACTGCAAGCATAACAACGACTCCCTCTCCAGCCAGGCTGAACAGTTAAGGCTGACCGGCCGTTACCCTGGCAGCCGATGGGTGCCCTCGCCGAATTTTGGCGCAAGGCCAGAGGGCTCTGCCATTTCCCTGCTGGTGGTTCACAACATCAGCCTGCCTCCCGGGCAATTCGGGGGAACGGAGATTGAAGACTTTTTCTGTAACCGGCTTGACCCAGCCGCCCATCCCTATTTTGAAACCATCGCCGCCATGCAGGTCTCCGCTCATGCCCTGGTACGTCGTGATGGTTCCGTTGTGCAGTTTGTCAGTTGTTTGGACCGGGCGTGGCATGCCGGCCGGTCCTGTTTCGACGGCCAGGAAGAGTGCAACGATTTCTCTATCGGTATCGAACTGGAGGGGGCAGACGATATTCCCTATACGCCCGAACAGTACCGGACACTCGCAGACTTGGCGCGGTTGACCATGATGGCCTGGCCCAAAATCAGCGCCGAGCGCATTACCGGCCACAGCGATATTGCGCCTGGCCGGAAGACTGACCCTGGTCCAGCGTTCGACTGGCGGTATTTTTCGCAGCTGTTGGCCCATGAGGAGATCGCCTGA
- a CDS encoding cob(I)yrinic acid a,c-diamide adenosyltransferase, whose protein sequence is MGNRLSKIYTRTGDDGSTGLADGNRIAKNAQRVEAMGMADELNCHIGVLIETLPAGDGLIETFRRIQHHLFDLGGEFAIPGSKVISDDHIDWLEQTLDEHNADLPPLKNFILPGGCPAAAQCHLARAVCRRAERVVVALGHEDSINTASRHYLNRLSDLLFVIARVLARRDGSQEILWEQKKSGL, encoded by the coding sequence ATGGGCAACCGCCTGTCGAAAATCTACACTCGCACCGGTGACGACGGCTCTACCGGGCTGGCCGATGGCAACCGCATCGCCAAGAATGCCCAGCGCGTGGAAGCCATGGGCATGGCGGATGAACTCAACTGCCACATCGGAGTGTTGATTGAAACGCTACCAGCCGGTGACGGCCTGATCGAGACGTTCCGGCGGATTCAGCACCACCTGTTTGATCTTGGCGGCGAGTTCGCAATTCCTGGCAGCAAGGTCATCAGCGACGACCACATTGATTGGCTGGAACAGACCCTGGATGAGCATAATGCCGACTTGCCGCCATTGAAGAACTTCATTCTGCCCGGAGGTTGCCCTGCCGCCGCACAATGCCATCTGGCCCGGGCCGTTTGCCGTCGCGCAGAGCGCGTGGTGGTAGCGCTGGGCCACGAAGATTCCATCAATACTGCGTCCCGCCACTATCTGAACCGGCTGTCTGACCTGCTGTTTGTCATTGCCCGCGTGCTGGCCCGCCGGGATGGCAGCCAGGAAATTCTCTGGGAACAAAAAAAATCCGGCCTCTGA
- a CDS encoding DNA polymerase III subunit chi, translating into MQDNQPTPPEPGSPAAGPSGQDDQNQRYWFHILAQNTPAARNLHAAKLVDKAWQQGDRVCILCDTEDQAQDLDDLLWNHAPDAFIPHSIAQDPTTPCPDPVGILLYPPAAVDWDTVIVLSANLPDDATQYSRLALVAHNDPAVLNQARGHYKQLRAMGIEARVHDLRKR; encoded by the coding sequence ATGCAGGATAACCAGCCAACCCCACCGGAACCCGGCAGCCCAGCTGCCGGCCCCTCCGGCCAGGACGACCAGAACCAGCGCTACTGGTTCCACATCCTCGCCCAGAACACCCCAGCCGCCCGCAACCTCCACGCCGCCAAACTCGTGGACAAAGCCTGGCAGCAGGGCGACCGCGTATGCATCCTCTGCGACACCGAAGACCAGGCCCAAGACCTCGACGACCTGCTGTGGAACCACGCCCCCGATGCCTTCATCCCCCACAGCATCGCCCAAGACCCAACCACCCCCTGCCCCGACCCAGTAGGCATCCTGCTCTACCCACCGGCCGCTGTAGACTGGGATACCGTCATCGTCCTGTCCGCCAACCTGCCAGACGATGCCACTCAATATAGCCGCCTGGCCCTGGTCGCCCACAACGACCCGGCCGTATTGAACCAGGCTCGCGGACACTACAAGCAACTGCGGGCAATGGGGATTGAAGCGCGGGTACACGACTTGCGAAAGCGTTAA
- a CDS encoding leucyl aminopeptidase — MNFSLSSKAITATKTDCLVIAVPEKGEWPETTKAADEALGGLIKQLEKAGDLTGKNASVNTLPLVDQPWQRVVVVGTGKDSDRTPANFRKALIAMMGALKDGPSKSALICLADTSLQGEDAVSSEEARLNLIGRILEDQLYTFTEFKSEKPAARKLKKVVVQASGSAKALKDAFNQGLATGRGMNYTKDLGNTPPNICHPVWLAEQAKNMAKEYDCIKTEVLDEKQMEKLGMNTILAVGKGSKQPPRLIVMEYRGGKAKDKPYVLVGKGITFDTGGISLKPGEGMDEMKYDMGGSASVFGTMKVLAETKPKINVVAVIAAAENMPDGGASRPGDIVTTLSGMTVEILNTDAEGRLVLCDALTYVKKFDPEAVVDMATLTGACIIALGNQATGLLSNNDELAHELLAAGERTGDRAWRLPLWDEYQSQLDSNFADMANIGGRPAGTITAACFLSRFAKDYRWAHLDIAGTAWNSGKAKGATGRPVPLLVDYLMTHAG; from the coding sequence ATGAATTTCAGCCTGAGCAGCAAAGCCATCACCGCCACCAAAACCGATTGCCTGGTTATCGCGGTGCCTGAGAAGGGCGAGTGGCCGGAAACCACAAAAGCAGCAGACGAAGCACTGGGAGGGCTGATCAAGCAACTTGAAAAAGCAGGCGACCTGACTGGCAAGAACGCGTCTGTAAACACCCTGCCCCTGGTCGACCAACCATGGCAGCGTGTGGTTGTGGTCGGCACCGGCAAAGACAGCGACCGCACGCCAGCCAACTTTCGCAAGGCACTGATCGCCATGATGGGCGCCCTGAAAGACGGCCCATCCAAAAGCGCACTGATCTGCCTGGCCGACACCAGCCTGCAGGGCGAGGACGCCGTCAGCTCCGAAGAAGCCCGCCTGAACCTGATCGGGCGTATTCTGGAAGACCAGCTCTACACCTTCACCGAGTTCAAGAGTGAAAAGCCAGCTGCCCGTAAACTCAAAAAGGTGGTGGTGCAGGCCTCCGGTTCCGCCAAAGCCTTGAAAGACGCCTTCAACCAGGGCCTGGCGACCGGGCGCGGCATGAACTACACCAAAGATCTGGGCAACACCCCACCCAACATCTGCCATCCGGTCTGGCTGGCCGAGCAGGCCAAGAACATGGCCAAGGAATACGACTGCATCAAGACCGAAGTGCTTGATGAAAAGCAGATGGAAAAGCTGGGCATGAACACCATCCTGGCCGTGGGCAAAGGCTCCAAACAGCCCCCGCGCCTGATCGTGATGGAATACCGTGGCGGCAAAGCCAAAGACAAACCCTACGTATTGGTGGGTAAAGGCATCACCTTCGACACCGGTGGCATCAGCCTCAAGCCCGGCGAAGGCATGGATGAAATGAAATACGACATGGGCGGTTCCGCCAGCGTATTCGGCACCATGAAAGTGCTGGCCGAAACCAAACCCAAGATCAACGTGGTTGCCGTAATCGCCGCTGCCGAAAACATGCCGGACGGCGGCGCCTCCCGCCCCGGCGACATTGTCACCACCCTGAGCGGCATGACCGTTGAAATCCTCAACACCGACGCCGAAGGCCGCCTGGTGCTGTGCGACGCCCTCACCTACGTGAAAAAATTCGACCCGGAAGCCGTAGTCGACATGGCCACCCTCACCGGCGCCTGCATCATTGCTTTGGGTAACCAGGCCACCGGCCTGCTGTCCAATAACGACGAACTGGCGCACGAACTGCTGGCCGCTGGCGAGCGCACCGGCGACCGCGCCTGGCGCCTGCCGCTGTGGGACGAATACCAGAGCCAGCTCGACAGCAACTTTGCCGACATGGCTAACATCGGTGGCCGCCCCGCCGGCACCATCACCGCCGCCTGCTTCCTCAGCCGCTTCGCCAAAGACTACCGCTGGGCACACCTGGATATCGCCGGCACCGCCTGGAACTCCGGCAAAGCCAAAGGCGCCACCGGCCGCCCGGTCCCCCTGCTTGTCGACTACCTGATGACCCATGCAGGATAA